The Magnolia sinica isolate HGM2019 chromosome 3, MsV1, whole genome shotgun sequence genome includes the window AGATGATCTAATATTAACGGTTGCATGTCTTTGATTTCCCATCTATCACCAaacaaatttaataaaaaatgatACGAAGttgtctaaaaaaaaaaaaaaaatctatttactCATTACTTGGGTACTCATACCTGATATTCCATTAGGCTTGCAAATGGGCACGTATGCTAATATATCATAAgattattaatcttcaatcacctcacatgtgtcATGCCTTTCTTCAAGCGCACATACATGCTGTATGTACGAATGCTTATGTGTATTAAtcttcaatcacctcacatgcactatatattgaaattttgattttaaaaataaaatattttaaaaaattttgtttcccctttaaaaataatttaaaaaacttcaaataaaaatttgtgttttctttaGTCTCACTTCATAAAGAGTAAGAGAAAAGTTATAGATTATAAATAATTAGTGAGTACTATTCTTAATTAGAGAAATAGAGGATAAAATGCTTGTTTCGCATGTTTCAGTGTGCAACAATAAAATGGATGGCACGAGAGGTGTGAGGCACGGGTGTGAGTGCGAGTGCGAGTGTACTCACGTGAGTATGTGTGTATGAGTACTCGCGGGATTTTATTTAtgagagtgtactcgcatttACACCTTTTCGTTTTGCACTtgtgccttttcgttttaaactagaGAGATGCGTTTGTTTGGTTAGTCGCACCAATTGAGTTTAAACTTAACAGACTTAACCCTTTCAAAAGGGTActtaatgcaccacttcagagtctatatagGGACTTTCATTCCagttttaaaataatgaaaattctTTTCTCCTATTATAAAAttctctctattttggtttatAATTGCCGAGTTCATCTCTGACTTAACTCAGCAATTTTAGGTTAAAGTGTAAATAGTTCGAGCCCATGTATAGTGAATGTACAGCTAGGATCGGGTCATAGtcgtatcctggaggtcgattgctttggAAACCAGTTGCACTTGGGATGCTGTTCAAAGGGAGTAAATTTGATTTCAAGTTGAGTAACTCATGTCACACCTCAAATCAATTCAATAAGTTTTCTTTTTcaagttttattttcttttttggttctcaaactttttaataatttatttaattcaaccaaatatttcaaCGTTTTATAGGCCTACTGGAAACGGTTGAATTTATGGATCCAAAACCATCGGCCATTTTAAGATCCACTAAATAACCTTAATAGCTAGGTAAGGTTTACTATGAAGTTTTCCTGTCTTGCTAAATCATACTAGAACATGAGTCCATAAATGCAGATGATTTAAAACTGAAGCATAAGGATTGATTGTCCACCGCCTAAACATTCACGCAgacatataagttttggatcaaggttgtattttatttttatattttcaactCATCTCAGTAGCAATAACCGTAAGAATAGCatgaatggcatataaatatcatgatggaccCAGAGAGGTTTTAACAATAAGCATTTGTCTATTTCGTCTTTCACGTagcacttgagtttttgatctactttaattttgggataacgtctcaaaatgagctggaaaaaacagATAGTCCAGATGGATTTATCACAACATCATGGTGCCCCACCGAGCTTCTGACCGCAGGAAGTACAAGCTCTTGGGGGCAATCTCCATCCTCTACATGGCCACACGTGTCCACATACTCCAATGCATCAGATGTTGAGGAGAGTCACTTTAAGCTTTTGTCCATTCATTCTCATCAGGGGGTATTTGATAAACAACAGCTACAACTTAATAAATCAATCCAAATTAGACCGTCCAAAGTAGAGAGATGTGTCCAGAACATCGTATCCAACAGCATTCAGATGTCAGCCAACGGGCCCCACTTTCTCGTTTATTTCGCCTTCGTAAATACAGCGACCTTGCAAGGGCAAATATGTCCATCTTCTTCTTTCCACTGATTTCATCTCCCTCTTCTCAATATATATAAACGCCATCTCATTACTCGTCGCCGAGCAAATGGCGATCTCCTTTTCTCCTCCTTCGAGGATCGCCGCGTCCTTCTCGACTCGCTCTAACTCGGCCCGATTTGCCCGAGTCACAAACACCCCCTCTCTTCGATCCATCGCACCCCACCGCCATCCATCTCGACTCACCATCTCCACCCGCCTCTACTCCTCCAAACCCTCATCCGGCGCCAACGGACCCGTCTTTCCCGAGAACCATTTCTCCGAGAGCGGGGGCGGCGAGCTCCAGCACGGCTTCCCACCTCCGCCATGGTCCCGCAACGGCGCTCCTGTATTTGTGACTCTCCCGGCCGACTCGGTGAGTCTGACGGGACGGATGACGCGCCGTAAGACCTTGGCGGCTTCGTTCATGGCGCTGAGGGCTGCTGGTGTGGAAGGTGTTGTGGTGGAGGTCTGGTGGGGGATCGTCGAAAGGGATGCGCCGGGGGTGTACGATTGGGGTGGGTATCTGGATGTCGTCGCACTGGCCAGCATGTACAGGCTGAAGGTCCGCGCGATCATGGCCTTCCATCAGCACGGGGTGGGCCCTGGCGATTCTTGCTGGTGGGTATTTGGTATCctctatttttttaaattttttttttttttttttttaaattttaaatcttgGTATCTCTATCTCCGTTTTGcctgttttattttttagttctttaaaaataaaataaaatttgttatcTGCTTTTCAAGAGTCTGCCATTTATACTAATTCGACCGCAGTTAGTAAAATAGAAAAGATTGGAAAAGCACATACTGCTTTAGATACCTCATTTGGGtgtatttggatgcaccattgaattgaattgcaataaataGTTTAAAGAAGTGAGAATAAGCCAATTTTCATTACAGCTCCAAATTATAGTTAGTTAAAAAAAATTACAGTACTTTGAAGTGGGATTTGAATAGGAATGTCACTGCAATTTTCATTACATTTCCTCTTGGATTGAACTGAATGTTCGCAATTTACCTGTTCATCCAAACACAGGCTGAAGCCTTTCCTTGCCATTTCGAGTCTTGATGATAATATCCTTAAgaaatgctaaaagcaatattcCTTTTGGCAGAGATGTGTTTGCTCTTTTAGTTAAAGGTCTATTACTTTTAACTGTTGTGAGGATCCTATAAAAGTGACCCAAAGTAAACAAATTGGAAACCCATATGAGAAATTTGAAGGCTGTATTGGGGTGAAGAGCTtcgctttgctaagcccacatctGCAAGcagtaaagctcatgtacatgatAGGTCTAAGATCCAATTCATCCGTCAGAATGGCATCACTatgttgatgccctagcccatGAATCAGGTTGACCTGTGTCCAAGGAGGAAAAGGTCTGAGACTGCTATGATGGTTGGTAATGCGACAGTCTGGAATTTTAGACTTCAGAGAAATATGGATGATGAAGAAACGGTCATGTTCGTGGAGCTGATGTCCAAACTCTTGGGTGTTCAAATCGAGCCCTTGGAGGAAGATAGAAAGTTGTGGAGATGAGCTCCAAGTGGTATTCTAGGTTGCTTGCGAGTCCAGATTCGTAGCTTCCTTGTGCTACTGCATTGAAGTCTCCGGCCTCCCCTAGAATGAAGGCTTTTGTTTGGCTATCTGCGGCTAACAAGATCCTGACAGTGGATAACTTGAAGAAGCGATTTCATGGTCCCAAAAAGGTGTATTATGTGCACGGCCAATGAGGAATCTGTTAATCACCTTTTTATTCATTGCCTAGTGGcaaaggaaacatgaaatttcTTCGTAAAGAGATTCAGAATGCTGTTGGCGTTCAATGGAGCAGTTGGTGATCTGATTCTTGAGTGTTTCAAGGGGCCATTCAAAGGTTATAAGAAAATGTGGATACAGAAAGAGAGAAACAACAGGGTGTTTGAGGATAAGTCTGCTCCTAATGTAATTTTGAAGAGAAACATATTGGCAATGATTATTAATTGGGCCTTGGTGAGGCATGATTTCAATGGCTGCACATTTTTTAGCCTGTTGGGAGATTGGGATCAAGGTGTTCCGtcatggtaacggtggccataacggccaccaccgttacctttatcaTATGGGGCATAACGGCTCttatggccccgtaacggccattacggtttttttttttttttttttaattgacaaAAATCTCGAAAAACCTGTATGTGCCTCGTAATGTTGATTATAAAGTAtgaaaaacttgtatctgccccctaatagaccattacgggcctgttatggcctttataggggacgtaactAGCCGTTAATGGCAATTATGGGTCTTTTTTtctataatggctgttacggccattaTGAACCCATAACGGGTAACGGTTGcaaccgttacctttacgtaacggcctttatggtcCCGTAACGGCCTTTGCGGCACACCATGATTGGGATGGAAATTTTGGTGATTCTAGCTGATGTTTCTGTCAGTAGCAGGGCCCctttctgtttttcttctttttgtgttTGCTTCCTTTTATCCAGATTAGTGTTGAGTCAGTCACCTCCTGTGTTGTATTTAGCCTTTTTGGCTCTTTGTTTTAATAAGTTTAGTTATCTTTGGGAATAAAAGAgaaagaatcaggttgatccactgatcaggtgggccacagtctgCAAaaggctctgaaaaacttggattGAAGTTTTCCAACCCATCAACCgttttccaatattggggcctaCATGCTGATTGGGCCAGATTTTATTTCTTGGAAAAGGTGCACAAGGTCAGaccaacttgatggatggattagatctcgcacCTATGTGCCCGCAAGCTTTATTGAACAAGCATGGGGAGGATCGGACAGGGAATAAACATCTCTGAGCCCTACGTCAACTGGCCTATGATTTCATGCAGCCAGCTCTAGTTGTTTGTAGCTTGATCTACTGAACAAGCCACATGGGCCCTTTTCTCTTACATCTGCTCGCTCTGGCTTTCCTTCATGAGAAATTATAGGATCCTACTCAGCAAATACATTGTTTGTGGATGTGGAGGATTAGTGGATTACATACATGTGGGGACATGTTTCAATTATCGAGACTGTTCATATGATGGGCTTCACCGGACACGCAGAAAATCTTTAATTGGAATATTTCGATCCCTTGACTGTGAGCTATTTTACCTTGAATATGGTCGAGCTCCTTATATCTCTTTTTATGGACCATTGATAAGAAAAGGTTGGGATCTTCTATTCCTGAAGATTTTTGAGGCAGCCTCAATGAGCCGTGTATCTCAtcagattaatggtttggatcaccaaatgatGTCCACAGTTGTAGTAATGAGATAATTTGTGTTAGAGAAATGTATGCTTGCTGCTGAGCAGGACCCATAATTCCTCTTCACTCACAATCGTCATTTTATACTTCCATGTTAAATTGACTCTCTTGTATAGTGTTTTCGAATTGCTCCACCTACATTTATTCAATTGATGTTGTAGCGATCTTCGTTCAATTATtagtttgtttatttgtttttacCGCACGTTCTGTTAGTGCTAAAGGTTTTTAGTTTTTTCCGTACTGAAGGATCCCTCTTCCTCGATGGGTGCTGGAAGAAATGGATAAGGAGCCAGACTTGGCTTATTCAGACAGGTTTGGAAGAAGGAACAGGGAGTACATTTCCTTGGGATGCGATATACTTCCTGTCCTTAGAGGACGATCTCCTATTCAAGCCTATTCAGATTATATGAGAAATTTTAGAGACACTTTCAGGAAGTTTCTTGGAGTTGTGATAACTGTaagatcttttcttttctaaaGATTTTTGTTTTACGTGTTAGTTTGCAAACTATTAAAACACCCCCCCCCACCGTTTTGCAGGGCATTCAAGTAGGGATGGGTCCTGCAGGTGAACTGAGATATCCTTCATGCCCTTCTGAGAAGCTGTCGTGGGCGTGGCGCTTACGGGAACTTGGAGAGTTTCAGTGTTATGATAAGGTAGGTAGACAGCTTCTACTGCATTTGCATTTTTGTGGTTAAATGTGCTGTTCATCGTATTTGGAAGAACTCTCCCCATCACTTTTCTTCTTTACCTTATATTCAATTCATTACATGAACTATGAAATTTTAATCCAGTTGGCTTTCTGTTGATTTCTTTTCTTCTGTCAGTATATGCTAGCTTCGCTCAATGCATGCGCACGAGATATTGGGATGCGTGAGTGGGGAAATGGAGGCCCACTTGGTGCCAGTAACTTGATGCAGAATCCAGAAGAAACAAGTTTCTTCAGAAGCAATGGTTCTTGGAATACACCTTATGGTCGATTTTTTCTTGAATGGTACTCCGGGATGCTGCTTCTGCACGGGGAGAGGTTGTGCATGGCTGCAGATACCATCTTCTGGAGTACTGGTGCGAAGATTTCGACAAAGGTGGCTGGCATACATTGGCACTATGGTACAGAGTCTCATCCGTCTGAGTTAACTGCCGGCTATTACAATACCTCGATTAGAGATGGCTACCTCCCTATTGCTCGCATGTTGGGTAGGTACAGAATGACCTTGTGCTGTACTTGCTTTGATGTTGACGACAAAGAAGAGGAGCAGATGAATCCCAGCAGCAGCCCTGAAGGGTTTCTCAGACAGCTTATATTTGCTGCAAGGATGTGTGGTATACCACTCACAGGTGAAAATTCTGTAACGAGGCTGGATGATGCATCCCTGAAACAGGTTGTAAAGAGTTCTAAGCTTTATACGGATAGTGTTCATGAGCCGTCTTTCTCATTCAACTTTGTGAGAATGAACAAAAACCTATTTGATGCTCGTAATTGGACCAGCTTTACCCGGTTTGTGAGGCAGATGTCAGATGCACGGCCTTTTCGGGCCAAATTAGACGTTGGAAGGAAGGAGTTATGCTTCTCTTCTACGCCAGCAGCTGAGGAAGTTGGAGTAGCTTTTGCATATTGCTAAAGATATTTTCTCTAATTTATGTACTGTCAACATAAGTTGTATATTTTTACCTGTACAATtcaatcatttgaaaatttattcAATACGAAATTTTGTGAGATTCTGCTGGGTCTATTCTACTATTCCCAGAAGAATGTCTAACCATGCCTTTCTGACAAATTCCAAGGTTTGATGATCGAGATATCGttcaaaatgacaaagaaaatgAAGGTTGATGTCCTTTTTTACTGTGTATTCCAATTCTGTCCTCTCAGAAGGTTAGTTGCGATGTGTCTTTGAATAACCATTATTTCCATTAGTTTAGCCATGTTCTCACTTAATCAACTTGAAGGCAGTTTGGTTGGAAATAGCTATCTATTATTGATATTTGCATCATGTGCTGTGAAAGCTGTAGAAAACCCAATAACAAGAGGAACCTTGATTAGGGTTGAAGGGCCCCAAGAGACTTTGGGAAGACCTAAAAGGACCTCACTGGAGGTGCTGAGAAGGGATTTGAAGGTTTATAAACTTCCAAGGAAAGGTCCCTTAGATATTGGAATGGTGGGTGAAACAGGATAAGTTATGATGCGTTCAGGCGGGGATgttgaaattattattaattttaattgTTACATTGAAAAAATTTGTGGAATGGATTTTCCTTTTGCTCATAACATCACTATGCTTCAGTCTTATTTGGAAATTCCAAATTCTCCACTGAATAACAGCAACTTAGGGAACTTGTTTCAGGAACATTTTCTTAATGGTTCTAGGGTATTATATACATGTCCTTTAATATTATACCCTACATTTAGAATACAACTCACCTTGCAAGTCATCCACAGTgcaaactgagttgactcacttGAACATGCAGGGGATTCAACGGAAGTGAAATAACTGGTAGGGGAAAAATATTATGCGCTCATCTACCGATTCACATATGCCCCTATGATCTATATTCATGGGTAAAGTTGGGTCTGAACCCAGAAACTCAATGTGGCAGCAGTTAGGTAATAACCAAGATGGCAAAAATGGCTGAAGCCCTGCATATGATATTTCTTTTCGTACGCATGCAGAGATGTGTAAGCATTCATGGGTCCTGTGTGATATGCAAGGTATTCCGTTATGgaaacggtggccgtaatggccaccccctcttttattattttgaaaaaacctgGTTCAGCCTTGGGCCATTTTtctcgtaacggctgttacggctccATAATGCATAACAGTTACCACGGTGCTGTTATGCAACGGCCATTATGTAACCAATTTTTATTATCATGATTGTTATGAAATAGTGTGATGGATGTTATTCACCATGTTTATCATGAATCACTTCTGACGTGTTTGTTTTGGCAGAGCTTAGAATATAGGGAGAGATTGATGAGACATGCAGCATAGGATATATGGCTTAGCAGCTTGGGCACTTGGCTTCTTAGAGTTCAACCATGGTAAAATGGTCCAGATCAAAGTATGAGTTCTTTTGCAGGTGATAAAAGCTGAAGCAATTGGTATGGGTATTTTATTCAGCGAAATAACACATCTCGTCATTGCTGTTTAATTCACTTATTCTATTCTCCGGCACTTGACTCAATGTGCCTGGGATCATTTCCTTGTCGTTTCTGTTTGGCTTCTTGGCATTTCCATTTCCATTTATCTCATGTTTCTCCCCTCTGTTTTTGAAGGATTGTGTGTTTCCCCATCATGTAACTTCAGTAGCCGTTAGGGTTAGGATAGCAGGAAACTTCTTCCCAAGGTTCCACTCCTGCTTCAGATTCATGCTCTTGATTCTTTCTTTTTGTGAACCTTCCGACAAACCAAAACATGAAAAGGCTGTACAAGAAGGGATATCAACAAAGAGGCTTGCTAGATATAGTATCTAGAATGCAAAATATcttttaactaaaatgagatgaaatcatttttaggtGTCAACCAAACAGGGATTTAGACTTTTCAGGTGAAGGAAGGTCATCATGATTGATGAAAAAATAATTAGATGCGGAAACACATTCCATCCAGCAAAAGCACATGTCACCTTATTACCCTCTCTCTATATATGTGTATGGATAAAACTTCTAGATCCAAACAATTCAATCTACCAGTGCTACACATTCTAGGAAGTAAGTTTGAGTTCATCGTATTCACCAATGTGAATTGGGAAGGGAaaagcccaaaaggatgtggttgGTAGTAGTAAGAAAATATTTGAGGACCTAcgatttaactgaggatatggcccgtgatagagtggaatgatggaACAGGATTTGtgcagctgaccccaattagttgggatgaggctaAGATGACGATGATTAATGATATTTACCAACACTTGTGGATCACTTTCCACAACAAGATGGTGAAAATTAGGCCGATGTAGTGCGTTAACCATCTACCAATGCTCTAGTTTTAGCCAACACATCAAAGCAGGGACCATAAAATGAGAAAACCCAAATACAaagttacttcttcaaaatccaATCCCCCCACCACGAGCCATACACGGGTTACTACGTGAAGCCCCATCCTCGTTAAGCTTAAAGAAACCCTTCAGAGGCTTACTGGAATGATATTTTCCAGTTTAATTCTCAGAACTTTAATTTGAATGCTATCAGGAACCAGCTTCTATAAGAATGAGTAATGTTTATCAAATGGTTTACCCAGAATGACAATGAATAAATAAGCTTATTGATTACCCTATCAAAAACCACATTTTGGCCATCAAATCTGCATCTATTCCTTGCACTCAATATCTCCCAGAGAATGAAAGGAGCTGTCTTGATGATCACCTGCACCTGATTCTGAGTTGATGCCAATGCATGCCAATGACACATACCCTGCTGCACCTAGTGCTGATTATTGATCTGAATATTGAATGCATTCCcaaagaaatttcatatttgattgtGAGACTTCCTGTGCAAAACAGATTATCCAACTCCATTTTTGGGCTCTTGATTCTACTTCCCGGGGGTTTACACTCTGCTAAGATTTTGCAATGGATGCTTCCCAGCTCCCACTTCCTCTCACACTTTATGCAGCtaagatttggcccatttctctCTTCTGCTTCTTACACTATTTATGGTAATAATTTCCTGCTGACAACTAAAGCAGCTAGATGATCCTTGACCTGACCATGTGACAGCATCCTTGGATTTTAATTTCTACAAGCGTTTCATGTTTCAGTGGTCTGGATTAGAAAATGTTGTCTATCCAATCATTGCTCTCAGTTGAACATATGCTGTTGCATATTTCTTTTCTTAGCGATCCATTTGTAGGGCATGAACTGATGGTTTAGGAAGATCTGTCCATCAAGCTAGGGACCCATCAGATCCTCACTCTGGATCACTTTGAGGAGGATACTATGCATATCCTTGGGTCGAGGATCATACAATTCCTCGGCCAACTTTTGTGAGGCAGAAGTGGGAACTCAAAATTCAGTAGTTTTTGTGGAtgctttttccttcttctctatACAATTTCTCTGATTGTCTATCTTTATGAATTTCAGGTCTCATCATAACTGTAGCTCACTTGCTACTTTCATCAGTGTATGTGCCACCTTGTGCTGGATATTTTTGATCCCTGAATCCAATACAGGACAATTGCTTTATCGATGCACAAATGGTGCATACCATCAAAATACATTCACTGCATGGTTGAAGATGGATGGCGGACATAACCGCCTTATTGCATGTTTCCGGTAGCTTTTTATGCTATTTCACAAATTGTAGTTTACAACTATGTAATTGTAACCTTAAAGTCGTGATTAATGTGCTAAATTCTATCTTCCACTCTTTGCATCAGATCAATTGGTTTTATGGATGCTCAAGTAGGGCTGCCAAGGGGCCAGGCCTGGGCGAAGCAAACCCAAGATTTTGAATAGGCCTTGCCTGATCAGTTCAAAAATCAGGCGGAAGACAACCCtgggcccggcccattgacagccctatgccTAACTCCAATTTTCATGTCTTGTGATAAAATGTAGTATGGACTCTTCATGTTTAACTTATAATCCAGTAGTCAGTAGATACTTTCTTATGATCTTCATATCAGATCCATGATTTTATAAATGCTTAAGTTATTTCTAATTGCTGGAAAATTATGAATCACAATGCCCAAGTTATTTCCAATTGCTGGAAATTTGTGAGAGATCCATGGGAAAAATGCATCTGAAATAATAGCTGATTTCCATTAGGACCTGTCTTCAGATGGGTTTGTCCCAGTTTCCAATCAcaatttcaacaaaattttgAAGTAATAGTTTTCCGTCTTCAGAGATGGAAAACTTCTTTCCATTACAAGTTGAATGTTGGAGAATTTTGGGTAAAAGAGattgttgatgatgatgacgaaCACACTGTCCCAGTGCCAGCACCAGTACCAGTACCAGTATCAATGGCTGCTGTTGGCAATAACAACACTCAGGGTTCTGAGGGTGTTGGATCTCTCTTCTATTGCATTATGAGATTACATCTATTGACATTAGGGTTAATTTCTGATGAATCTCTCTCTTGTATACTTATGACCTTACCAAATCCCCATGGTGATAATCGGAGTGCACATTCTTGAATGCTTTAAGAAATGTTTAGAAGTGGATGGAATTAGTCCACTTGGTAAAAGGTGTGCGCTACATTGAGGTGATGAGGTTCACATTGTCCTAGGTTGAAACTTTTATTATTGGCATACCATCACTACAGATTGCCTTATCAGATAAAATTGCAAGCACCCAAACTGTCTCGGCATCAAATGTCTGAGGCTATCCGTATCTTACCTGATAGTGGTTATTATATTGATAACTGGGCATGCATGAGTGTTGCCAGCCCACCATCAATGCCGACAAGAAGGGTTTTCTTGTGCTCTCCGGTAGCATTCATGGTTGACATTTTATCTACATAATGTTGCTTGAGTGGGACATTGAGGTTTCTGAAGTAGTATTGCATTGGTAACCAAAATGGGATGGATtgtgttgtttttatttttcaatgaaGTGGGGTTATGAATAAAGGCATGTTGTAGCCCGGACATATTTTTGGGAACCAGGACTCTGCTTTGGACTCAGtcttgtttcaaaaaaaaaaaaaaaaaactttggacTCAGTCAATTTCCAGGTTGGGTTGACCGGAACTCAGTCTGTTGACCATGCTGGTCAAGGATGtgattttcttcttcatcttcatcttcttcttctccataaGTCAAACTGTATACAATTTCTTGGCTATATATACCAACTGTATACTAGGTCCATGGTTCTGTAAAACTGTAGAGGCCTTAAAAGACCTTGTGCTGTATGTTAAGTGTTTGGTAGATTGAACACTTTGCTCAAGTTTCCTATGT containing:
- the LOC131241161 gene encoding beta-amylase 1, chloroplastic-like; the protein is MAISFSPPSRIAASFSTRSNSARFARVTNTPSLRSIAPHRHPSRLTISTRLYSSKPSSGANGPVFPENHFSESGGGELQHGFPPPPWSRNGAPVFVTLPADSVSLTGRMTRRKTLAASFMALRAAGVEGVVVEVWWGIVERDAPGVYDWGGYLDVVALASMYRLKVRAIMAFHQHGVGPGDSCWIPLPRWVLEEMDKEPDLAYSDRFGRRNREYISLGCDILPVLRGRSPIQAYSDYMRNFRDTFRKFLGVVITGIQVGMGPAGELRYPSCPSEKLSWAWRLRELGEFQCYDKYMLASLNACARDIGMREWGNGGPLGASNLMQNPEETSFFRSNGSWNTPYGRFFLEWYSGMLLLHGERLCMAADTIFWSTGAKISTKVAGIHWHYGTESHPSELTAGYYNTSIRDGYLPIARMLGRYRMTLCCTCFDVDDKEEEQMNPSSSPEGFLRQLIFAARMCGIPLTGENSVTRLDDASLKQVVKSSKLYTDSVHEPSFSFNFVRMNKNLFDARNWTSFTRFVRQMSDARPFRAKLDVGRKELCFSSTPAAEEVGVAFAYC